One window of Rhizobium leguminosarum genomic DNA carries:
- a CDS encoding tyrosine-type recombinase/integrase, translated as MTPITPLIEAFLRETLVRQRGASRHTCDSYAQSFQLLFEFAAARLKSKPSKLMLEQIDSGLVSAFLEHLEDKRKNAAVTRNVRLAAIKSFFRFLEYRQPAALDQVRRVLAIPFKKTDTRLVPYLLREELQALLDAPDPTTRDGIRDRAMLHMAVCAGLRVSELTGLKIDDIDMSSMSIRVVGKGRRERALPLWKPAATALRAWLAIRGKVATPEVFVSARGEPLSRWGFAYLLKQHAAVAARQQQGLAKKRVSPHVLRHTCAMIILQATQDIRKVSLWLGHATLTTTEVYTRGDPTEKLEAMEEIVPPHLRRGTFQPTDKLIALLKSTS; from the coding sequence ATGACACCGATCACTCCCCTCATCGAAGCGTTCCTGCGCGAAACACTCGTCCGTCAGCGGGGCGCCAGCCGACACACGTGCGATTCCTATGCCCAGAGCTTCCAACTCCTGTTCGAGTTCGCCGCTGCGAGGCTCAAGAGTAAACCATCCAAGCTGATGCTGGAGCAGATCGACTCCGGTTTGGTCAGCGCCTTCCTCGAGCATCTCGAGGATAAGCGCAAGAACGCCGCCGTGACGCGAAACGTTCGTTTGGCGGCTATTAAGTCGTTCTTCCGCTTCCTCGAATACCGGCAACCGGCAGCCCTCGATCAAGTCCGCCGCGTGCTGGCGATTCCGTTCAAGAAGACGGACACACGTCTCGTTCCCTATCTACTGCGCGAGGAGCTGCAAGCGCTGCTCGACGCCCCGGACCCGACAACGCGCGACGGCATCCGCGACCGAGCCATGCTGCATATGGCCGTGTGTGCAGGATTGCGCGTCTCCGAACTGACGGGTCTGAAGATCGACGATATCGACATGTCGTCGATGAGCATACGCGTCGTCGGCAAGGGGCGGCGGGAACGAGCGCTGCCGCTGTGGAAGCCGGCAGCCACGGCACTGCGCGCCTGGCTCGCCATTCGCGGAAAGGTCGCGACACCCGAAGTGTTCGTCAGCGCGCGTGGTGAACCTTTGAGCCGATGGGGCTTCGCCTATTTGCTCAAGCAGCACGCCGCGGTTGCTGCTCGCCAGCAGCAAGGCCTCGCCAAGAAGCGCGTCTCGCCTCATGTGCTCAGGCACACCTGCGCGATGATCATCCTGCAGGCGACGCAAGACATCCGGAAAGTATCGCTGTGGCTGGGCCATGCCACGCTGACGACCACAGAGGTCTACACACGCGGCGATCCAACCGAAAAGCTCGAGGCCATGGAAGAGATCGTGCCACCGCATCTGCGGCGCGGCACCTTCCAGCCGACCGACAAGCTGATAGCACTGCTAAAGAGCACTTCGTAA
- a CDS encoding tyrosine-type recombinase/integrase, whose product MMEMSPLRRRMIEDMTIRNLSPATQRSYLHAVAKFSRYFGRSPDRLGLEDVRAFQVHLVSSGLSWPALNQTVCALRFFFGVTLGHAEIPERIAYARTPAKLPTILSGDEIVRFLEAVPSLRTRTALTTAYAAGLRASEAVHLKVRDIDGERGVIRVEHGKGGKDRNVMLSAQLLAILRVYWRLARPEVWLFPGRDETKPIDVQVLYSACRSACTAAGIDKRVTVHTLRHSFATHLLESGTDIRIIQVLLGHNNLSTTARYTKVSNALIRSTTSPLDRLTLEVVPPS is encoded by the coding sequence ATGATGGAGATGAGCCCTCTACGCCGGCGGATGATCGAGGACATGACGATCCGCAACCTTTCGCCTGCGACGCAACGATCTTATTTGCATGCGGTGGCGAAGTTCTCGCGCTATTTCGGGCGATCGCCAGACCGTCTCGGACTGGAAGACGTGCGTGCGTTTCAGGTGCATCTGGTGTCGTCGGGACTATCGTGGCCGGCCTTGAACCAGACAGTTTGTGCCCTCCGGTTCTTCTTTGGCGTCACGCTCGGTCATGCCGAGATACCGGAGCGCATTGCCTATGCCCGGACACCCGCCAAGCTGCCGACGATCCTAAGCGGCGACGAGATCGTGCGGTTTCTTGAAGCGGTTCCGAGCCTGAGAACCCGCACCGCACTGACGACAGCTTATGCGGCGGGGCTGCGCGCCTCGGAAGCTGTGCATCTCAAGGTCCGCGACATTGATGGCGAACGCGGCGTCATCCGCGTCGAGCATGGCAAGGGCGGAAAGGATCGCAACGTCATGCTGTCAGCGCAGTTGCTTGCGATCCTGCGGGTCTATTGGCGGCTGGCGAGACCCGAGGTCTGGCTGTTTCCGGGTCGGGACGAGACCAAGCCCATCGACGTCCAGGTCCTGTATTCTGCCTGCCGTTCGGCGTGCACTGCTGCCGGCATCGACAAACGGGTGACGGTGCATACGCTGCGCCACAGCTTTGCTACCCATCTTCTGGAAAGCGGAACCGACATCCGCATCATCCAGGTTCTGCTGGGCCACAACAACCTGTCCACCACGGCGCGCTATACGAAGGTCTCCAACGCCCTGATCCGCAGCACGACCAGTCCACTCGACCGGTTAACGCTGGAGGTCGTGCCACCGAGTTGA
- a CDS encoding TetR family transcriptional regulator, translating into MGAESMDRIGLRRQPKQERSIQRLDLILAAAAKIIAKKGVSAMRMTELAVAAKVPIGSVYQYFPEKAAIVKALFDQHASAIQAKTVAMFADVRSLDQALDLVCDIIDWYYDSYHNDPVYLGVWMGTETDQDLLQLNIEHSGRVAGIFHETVRRLAPDFCDEQIYARTYLFSHLIGAVIRLAAVSDEALARRMLDEWKRVIRASLFATTLPNAA; encoded by the coding sequence ATGGGCGCGGAAAGCATGGATCGGATAGGCCTGCGCAGGCAGCCGAAGCAGGAGCGCAGCATCCAGAGGCTGGACCTCATTCTCGCTGCCGCCGCCAAGATCATCGCCAAAAAGGGCGTCAGCGCCATGCGGATGACGGAACTTGCCGTCGCCGCCAAAGTGCCGATCGGCTCGGTTTACCAGTATTTTCCCGAGAAGGCGGCGATCGTTAAAGCCTTGTTCGACCAGCACGCCTCGGCAATACAGGCAAAGACGGTGGCGATGTTCGCCGACGTGCGGTCGCTCGACCAGGCGCTCGACCTCGTCTGCGACATCATCGACTGGTATTACGATTCCTACCACAATGATCCCGTCTATCTCGGCGTCTGGATGGGAACGGAGACCGACCAGGATCTGCTACAGCTGAATATCGAGCATAGCGGCCGCGTCGCCGGCATCTTTCATGAGACTGTGCGCCGGCTGGCTCCCGACTTTTGCGACGAGCAGATATATGCGCGCACTTACCTGTTCAGCCACCTGATCGGCGCCGTCATCCGGCTTGCCGCCGTCAGCGATGAGGCCTTGGCGCGGCGTATGCTCGACGAGTGGAAACGCGTCATCCGCGCCTCCCTTTTCGCCACGACCCTGCCGAACGCCGCCTAG
- a CDS encoding MAPEG family protein: MTGYQIFWPLLAHAALVYGLYALLGLRRARMVRAGNIEKSDYRENRDEPAESLVVKNCLANQFELPVLFYACCLLLYTTEADNIVAVGLAWIFVALRYAHAAIHVSGNDLRYRSPVFAAGYLVLGAMWFWLALWMAMG; this comes from the coding sequence ATGACCGGCTATCAAATCTTCTGGCCACTGCTTGCCCATGCCGCCCTGGTCTACGGTCTTTATGCGCTTCTTGGGCTGCGGCGCGCAAGAATGGTCCGCGCCGGCAATATCGAGAAATCGGACTACCGCGAAAATCGTGACGAGCCGGCCGAAAGCCTCGTCGTCAAGAACTGCCTCGCCAACCAGTTCGAACTGCCGGTGCTGTTCTACGCCTGCTGTCTTCTTCTCTATACCACCGAGGCCGACAATATCGTCGCCGTCGGCCTCGCCTGGATCTTCGTCGCCCTGCGTTACGCTCATGCCGCCATCCATGTCTCCGGCAATGATCTGCGCTACCGCAGCCCGGTCTTTGCCGCCGGATACCTGGTGTTGGGAGCTATGTGGTTCTGGCTCGCCCTATGGATGGCAATGGGCTAA
- the guaB gene encoding IMP dehydrogenase produces MARIIETATGADALTFDDVLLQPGHSEVMPGQTNISTRIARDFDLNIPILSSAMDTVTESRLAIAMAQAGGLGVIHRNLTPIEQAEEVRQVKKFESGMVVNPVTIGPEAKLAEALGLMKSHSISGIPVVEKSGRLVGILTNRDVRFASDPEQTIRELMTKDNLVTVKESVDQQEAKRLLHSHRIEKLLVVDTEGRCVGLITVKDIEKSQLNPNASKDAQGRLRAAAAISVGDDGFERAERLIEAGVDLLVVDTAHGHSQRVLDAVTRVKKLSNSVRIMAGNVATYDGTRALIDAGADAVKVGIGPGSICTTRIVAGVGVPQLAAIMSAVQAAQAQDVPVIADGGIKFSGDLAKAIAAGASAVMIGSLLAGTDESPGEVYLYQGRSFKAYRGMGSVGAMARGSADRYFQAEVRDTLKLVPEGIEGQVPYKGPVSAVVHQLAGGLKAAMGYVGGKDLKDFQERATFVRISGAGLRESHAHDVTITRESPNYPGAGL; encoded by the coding sequence ATGGCACGCATCATTGAAACGGCAACCGGCGCAGACGCGCTTACCTTCGACGACGTGCTGCTGCAGCCCGGCCACTCCGAGGTCATGCCCGGTCAGACGAACATCTCCACCCGCATCGCCCGGGATTTCGATCTCAACATCCCGATCCTTTCTTCGGCCATGGATACCGTCACCGAAAGCCGCCTGGCGATCGCCATGGCCCAGGCCGGCGGCCTCGGCGTCATCCACCGCAATCTGACGCCGATCGAGCAGGCCGAAGAGGTCCGCCAGGTGAAGAAGTTCGAAAGCGGCATGGTCGTCAATCCGGTCACCATCGGCCCGGAGGCAAAGCTTGCCGAAGCACTCGGCCTGATGAAATCGCACAGCATCTCCGGCATTCCCGTCGTCGAGAAATCGGGCCGCCTCGTCGGCATCCTGACCAACCGCGACGTCCGCTTCGCCTCCGATCCGGAGCAGACGATCCGCGAGCTGATGACCAAGGACAATCTGGTTACCGTCAAGGAGAGCGTCGACCAGCAGGAAGCCAAGCGCCTGCTGCATTCGCATCGCATCGAGAAGCTGCTGGTCGTCGATACCGAAGGCCGCTGCGTCGGCCTCATCACCGTCAAGGATATCGAGAAGTCGCAGCTGAACCCAAACGCCTCCAAGGATGCCCAGGGCAGGCTTCGTGCCGCTGCCGCCATCAGCGTCGGCGATGACGGCTTCGAGCGCGCCGAGCGGCTGATCGAGGCCGGCGTCGACCTTCTGGTCGTCGATACCGCCCATGGCCATTCGCAGCGCGTCCTCGATGCCGTCACCCGCGTCAAGAAGCTGTCCAACTCGGTGCGCATCATGGCCGGCAACGTCGCCACCTATGACGGCACGAGGGCGCTGATCGATGCCGGTGCGGATGCCGTCAAGGTCGGTATCGGCCCTGGCTCGATCTGCACGACGCGCATCGTCGCCGGTGTCGGCGTTCCCCAGCTCGCCGCCATCATGTCGGCCGTTCAGGCAGCGCAAGCTCAGGACGTGCCCGTCATTGCCGATGGGGGCATCAAATTCTCCGGCGATCTTGCCAAGGCGATCGCCGCCGGCGCTTCCGCCGTCATGATCGGCTCGCTGCTGGCCGGCACCGATGAGAGCCCGGGCGAGGTCTATCTCTACCAGGGCCGTTCCTTCAAGGCCTATCGCGGCATGGGCTCCGTCGGCGCCATGGCCCGCGGCTCCGCCGACCGTTATTTCCAGGCGGAGGTGCGCGACACGCTGAAGCTCGTGCCTGAGGGTATCGAGGGCCAGGTGCCGTATAAGGGACCGGTCTCGGCCGTCGTCCACCAGCTTGCCGGCGGCCTCAAGGCGGCCATGGGCTATGTCGGCGGCAAGGACCTGAAGGATTTTCAGGAGCGGGCCACTTTCGTGCGCATCTCCGGCGCCGGCCTTCGCGAGAGCCACGCCCATGACGTGACGATCACCCGCGAAAGCCCGAATTATCCGGGCGCCGGCCTCTGA
- a CDS encoding DHA2 family efflux MFS transporter permease subunit has protein sequence MNRIVPLILAVALFMEQMDSTVIATALPAIAADLNVGPITLKLALTSYMVALAVFIPVSGWMADRFGAKKIFRLAISVFVIGSIFCAISSNLVEFVFARFLQGMGGAMMTPVGRLVLVRTTKRSDLVSAMALLTIPALVGPLTGPPLGGFITTYFSWHWIFLINVPVGIIGIWLATIFLPEVEATAPPRLDFTGFVLTSLTAAGVVFGLSVVSLPALPPIIGVTATVIGLICGFQYVRHAKRHPAPILNLNLFKNPTFRASTLGGTLFRICVGAMPFLTPLMLQLGFGLTPFQSGLITFAGAIGAITTKFMAKRVFAAAGFRTTLLCAAMVTTLVTVVIGLFTPATPHLVIIAVLLLGGFSRSFMFTGVNALAFADIDDAEASQATSMSSVMQQVSLALGVAVAAAILESSIYIRGEALQVADFHLAFYIIAGLTVIATIPFIRMDRNAGALVSGHRARAVMQSPIDAEQPVVK, from the coding sequence ATGAACCGCATCGTCCCGCTGATCCTTGCCGTCGCTCTCTTCATGGAACAGATGGACTCCACCGTCATTGCCACGGCGCTGCCGGCGATCGCGGCGGATCTCAATGTCGGGCCGATCACGCTGAAGCTGGCGCTGACCTCCTATATGGTGGCGCTGGCAGTGTTCATCCCGGTCAGTGGCTGGATGGCCGACAGGTTCGGCGCCAAGAAAATCTTCCGCCTTGCCATCTCCGTCTTCGTCATCGGCTCGATCTTCTGCGCCATCTCGTCCAACCTCGTCGAATTCGTCTTTGCCCGCTTCCTGCAGGGCATGGGCGGCGCGATGATGACGCCGGTCGGCCGTCTCGTGCTGGTGCGCACGACGAAGCGCAGCGATCTGGTTTCAGCCATGGCGCTGCTCACCATCCCGGCGCTGGTCGGCCCGCTCACCGGTCCGCCGCTCGGCGGCTTCATCACCACCTATTTCAGCTGGCACTGGATCTTCCTGATCAACGTGCCGGTCGGCATCATCGGCATCTGGCTGGCGACGATCTTCCTGCCGGAGGTCGAGGCGACGGCGCCGCCGAGGCTCGATTTCACCGGTTTCGTGCTCACCTCGCTTACGGCCGCCGGCGTCGTCTTCGGCCTGTCGGTGGTCAGCCTACCGGCCCTGCCCCCGATCATCGGCGTCACCGCCACCGTGATCGGCCTTATCTGCGGCTTCCAATATGTGCGCCATGCCAAACGCCACCCGGCGCCGATCCTCAACCTCAACCTGTTCAAGAACCCGACCTTCCGCGCCTCGACCTTGGGCGGCACGCTCTTTCGTATCTGCGTCGGTGCCATGCCTTTCCTGACGCCGCTGATGCTGCAGCTCGGCTTCGGGCTGACGCCGTTCCAATCCGGCCTGATCACCTTTGCCGGAGCGATTGGGGCGATCACCACCAAGTTCATGGCGAAGCGCGTTTTCGCGGCCGCCGGCTTCCGCACGACACTGCTTTGCGCCGCCATGGTCACGACCCTCGTGACTGTCGTTATCGGCCTGTTCACGCCGGCAACGCCACATCTGGTCATCATCGCTGTGCTGTTGCTCGGCGGCTTCTCCCGCTCCTTCATGTTCACCGGCGTCAATGCGCTTGCCTTTGCCGATATCGATGATGCCGAAGCCAGCCAAGCGACATCGATGAGCTCGGTGATGCAGCAGGTCAGCCTAGCGCTCGGCGTTGCGGTCGCCGCCGCCATCCTGGAAAGCTCGATCTATATCAGGGGTGAAGCGTTGCAGGTCGCCGATTTCCACCTTGCCTTCTATATCATCGCCGGACTGACGGTCATTGCCACCATTCCCTTCATCCGGATGGACCGCAATGCCGGCGCGCTCGTTTCCGGCCACCGCGCAAGGGCGGTGATGCAGTCTCCGATTGACGCCGAGCAGCCGGTGGTGAAATAG
- a CDS encoding VOC family protein, with amino-acid sequence MLLYVTLGTNDLYRAGHFYDAVLPVLGYRRQHYSEEEIGYSAESDTRCRFWVVTPFNRRRATSGNGAMVAFAAETRAAVDAFHAAAMAAGGMDEGGPSLRSYHAHFYAAYIRDLDGNKLCAVCENPV; translated from the coding sequence ATGCTTCTCTACGTCACGCTCGGAACCAACGACCTTTATCGCGCAGGGCATTTTTATGATGCCGTGCTACCTGTGCTCGGCTATCGCCGCCAGCATTATTCGGAAGAGGAAATCGGCTATTCCGCCGAGAGCGATACGCGCTGCCGCTTCTGGGTGGTGACCCCTTTCAATCGCCGCCGGGCGACGTCGGGCAATGGGGCCATGGTCGCGTTTGCGGCCGAAACGCGGGCGGCCGTGGATGCCTTCCACGCGGCGGCGATGGCGGCAGGCGGAATGGATGAGGGCGGGCCTAGCCTGCGCTCCTACCATGCCCATTTCTATGCCGCCTATATCCGCGATCTCGACGGCAACAAGCTCTGCGCCGTCTGCGAAAACCCCGTATAG
- a CDS encoding O-antigen ligase family protein produces the protein MKYFKQLMTEALYPGNGTVSAHDRNNGIAVFLFAILPGLSPNFNAFILLASMLWGAYSLATGRLALNLSRSDRLVAIGMSIYPLVMIASIFINPPYSEELQWILRLLPFFSIWLVLPRMRQSPDGRLVPLFILGAGIGMIVTFLLSLLQIAFLMDRAEGGTTNAALLGIIGILFGGIALLNLQSTKSVEQRIAILGYAAGLGCVLLSGTRSAWLVIPVHVVIFLWFFRKRGFHLSLRSLAITGSLLFVGLVALGSGPVFYRIQELQENLTSLERTDGEITSLSARFALYKGALSAISKDPLTGYGPQNRMTSVLAELPDNIRPQLSFTHVHNGFLTAGIDAGIFGIAALSLMLATPVIGAWRKEAGPGRDLTIALALLLVSSYVITGSFGIMFNQKALDPIFAYLVALICADRGSTLFGPVVSS, from the coding sequence ATGAAATATTTCAAACAACTCATGACAGAAGCGCTTTATCCCGGGAATGGGACTGTAAGTGCACACGACCGCAACAACGGCATCGCTGTCTTTCTCTTTGCAATCCTACCAGGACTTTCGCCGAATTTTAACGCCTTCATCCTCCTCGCGTCGATGCTGTGGGGCGCCTACTCTCTGGCGACAGGCCGCCTTGCCTTGAACCTGTCGAGATCCGACCGGCTGGTTGCCATCGGTATGTCGATATACCCGTTGGTGATGATCGCGAGCATATTCATCAATCCACCTTACTCCGAAGAATTGCAGTGGATACTCCGGCTCCTGCCGTTCTTTTCGATCTGGCTGGTATTGCCTCGGATGCGCCAATCTCCCGATGGCCGTCTCGTGCCGCTCTTCATCCTCGGCGCAGGGATCGGCATGATCGTTACTTTTCTGCTCAGTCTCCTGCAGATCGCGTTTCTTATGGACCGGGCGGAGGGCGGGACTACGAACGCTGCCCTGCTCGGGATCATAGGCATTCTCTTCGGCGGCATTGCGCTCCTCAACCTTCAATCTACCAAAAGCGTGGAGCAAAGGATTGCGATTTTGGGATATGCCGCCGGTCTCGGCTGCGTTCTGCTGTCGGGAACGCGCTCGGCTTGGCTGGTCATTCCCGTCCATGTCGTCATCTTTCTCTGGTTTTTTCGCAAACGCGGCTTCCATCTGAGCTTGCGCAGCCTCGCCATTACCGGCTCCTTGCTGTTTGTGGGCCTTGTTGCCTTAGGTAGCGGCCCGGTTTTTTATCGCATTCAGGAGCTTCAGGAAAATCTGACATCGCTCGAACGCACCGACGGTGAGATCACCTCGCTCAGCGCGAGGTTCGCTTTGTACAAAGGTGCACTATCGGCAATCAGTAAGGACCCGTTGACTGGTTACGGCCCGCAAAACCGGATGACTTCGGTTTTGGCAGAGCTGCCCGATAACATAAGGCCGCAGCTGTCCTTCACGCATGTCCACAACGGTTTTCTGACCGCGGGAATCGATGCCGGCATATTCGGCATTGCAGCGCTTTCGCTGATGCTCGCGACGCCGGTGATCGGCGCCTGGAGAAAGGAAGCTGGGCCGGGCCGGGACCTGACCATTGCGCTCGCTCTCCTGCTCGTTAGCAGCTACGTCATAACGGGCAGCTTTGGCATCATGTTCAATCAGAAGGCCTTGGATCCGATCTTCGCCTACCTGGTCGCCCTTATTTGTGCGGATCGCGGCAGCACACTCTTTGGGCCCGTTGTTTCGAGCTGA
- a CDS encoding RlmE family RNA methyltransferase, whose protein sequence is MTKAPIAGNRTGRKLGQRVKNKKMKASSRQWLQRHINDPYVQRAQLEGYRARAAFKLLEIDEKYHILRGARRIIDLGAAPGSWSQIAAKVTGSTDDDVRVAAIDFLEMAQLPGVKILQLDFLDPSAPERLLEAVGGTPDLVISDMAAPTTGHRRTDHLRTMHLCEVAAHFAIEVLGEGGHFLTKTFQGGTERDLLAMLKQNFRQVVHVKPNSSRAESVEMFLLAKGFKGRKAEAEQQA, encoded by the coding sequence ATGACAAAGGCACCGATCGCGGGAAACCGCACCGGCCGCAAGCTCGGCCAGCGCGTCAAGAACAAGAAAATGAAGGCATCCTCCCGCCAATGGCTACAGCGCCACATCAACGATCCCTATGTGCAGCGCGCCCAACTCGAAGGCTATCGCGCCCGCGCCGCCTTCAAGCTGTTGGAAATCGACGAGAAATACCACATCCTGCGCGGCGCCCGGCGCATTATCGATCTGGGGGCTGCCCCCGGCAGCTGGTCGCAGATCGCCGCCAAGGTCACCGGCTCGACGGATGATGATGTCCGTGTGGCGGCGATCGATTTCCTCGAAATGGCCCAGCTTCCCGGCGTGAAAATCCTGCAGCTCGACTTCCTCGATCCCAGTGCGCCGGAAAGGCTGCTGGAGGCGGTCGGCGGCACGCCTGATCTCGTTATATCAGACATGGCGGCGCCGACTACCGGCCACCGCCGCACCGATCATCTGCGGACCATGCATCTATGCGAAGTAGCGGCCCATTTCGCCATCGAGGTGCTAGGGGAGGGCGGGCATTTCCTCACCAAGACCTTCCAGGGCGGCACCGAGCGTGATCTGCTCGCCATGCTGAAGCAGAACTTCCGTCAGGTCGTCCATGTTAAGCCCAACTCGTCGCGCGCCGAATCGGTCGAAATGTTCCTGCTGGCCAAGGGCTTCAAAGGGCGCAAGGCCGAAGCTGAACAGCAAGCTTGA
- a CDS encoding Ppx/GppA phosphatase family protein: protein MEDPEGGAKPQFDGAWAEGRKDGKKSRRRKGKRGGQSRSAAHPASHEPTGGAGQPARPMEDAAGNPARKRKRRRRGGQGAPQDGSPHTHPMEQTQAADSAARSEGEQTPSRRNRRKHRGKRGLQGRPLTSAKPSGAPQEESRAEETVRIAVPRETQNGTAANRKGRQDSHGHPGFQGDRQASEHAWPDELYAALDLGTNNCRLLIAQPTRPGQFRVVDAFSRIVRLGEGLAASGRLSDEAMERAIEALRICASKLRNREIRRMRLIATEACRQAVNGEEFLSRVVAETGLALEIIDRETEARLAVSGCSSLVGRETRSVVLFDIGGGSSEIAVIRIGDNRYSRLANHITHWTSLPVGVVTLSERHGGRDVTPEAFEGMVREVGGMLEGFDCPEIEVAQTGDFHLIGTSGTVTTLAGVHLDLPRYDRRKVDGIWLSDDEVSAMQAKLLSWNFESRAANPCIGPDRADLVLAGCAILEAIRRRWPSPRMRVADRGLREGLLTDMMADDGVWRRNRNRRGQRAK from the coding sequence GTGGAAGACCCCGAAGGCGGCGCAAAGCCGCAATTTGACGGGGCGTGGGCGGAAGGGCGCAAGGACGGCAAGAAGTCCAGGCGCCGCAAGGGCAAGCGTGGCGGGCAATCCCGCAGCGCGGCTCATCCCGCTTCGCATGAGCCTACCGGCGGTGCCGGACAGCCTGCGCGCCCGATGGAAGATGCGGCCGGCAATCCGGCCCGCAAGCGAAAGCGTCGCCGTCGTGGCGGCCAAGGCGCGCCGCAGGACGGTTCCCCTCATACCCATCCGATGGAGCAGACCCAAGCGGCAGACAGTGCTGCTCGGTCCGAAGGCGAGCAGACGCCGAGCCGGCGCAATCGCCGCAAACATCGCGGCAAGCGCGGTCTTCAGGGCCGGCCGCTGACGTCGGCAAAACCGTCAGGTGCACCTCAAGAGGAAAGCCGCGCGGAAGAGACGGTGCGCATTGCTGTTCCGCGCGAAACGCAGAACGGCACAGCCGCCAACCGCAAGGGCCGCCAGGACAGTCACGGCCATCCAGGTTTTCAGGGGGACCGCCAGGCTAGTGAACACGCGTGGCCGGACGAACTCTACGCCGCTCTCGACCTTGGCACCAACAATTGCCGTCTGCTCATCGCCCAGCCGACCCGTCCGGGGCAATTCCGGGTGGTCGACGCCTTTTCCCGTATCGTGCGCCTTGGTGAAGGCCTTGCGGCCAGCGGCCGTCTGTCCGACGAGGCGATGGAGAGGGCAATCGAAGCGCTGAGGATCTGCGCCTCCAAGCTCAGAAACCGCGAGATCCGCCGGATGCGGCTGATCGCCACCGAAGCCTGCCGCCAGGCGGTCAATGGGGAGGAGTTCCTCAGCCGGGTCGTTGCCGAAACCGGCCTCGCGCTGGAGATCATCGATCGCGAGACCGAAGCGCGCCTCGCCGTCTCCGGCTGCTCCTCGCTGGTCGGGCGTGAGACACGTTCCGTCGTGCTTTTCGATATCGGCGGCGGCTCGTCGGAGATCGCCGTCATCCGCATTGGTGACAATCGTTACAGTCGCCTCGCCAATCACATCACCCACTGGACCTCTCTGCCGGTCGGCGTCGTGACGCTGTCGGAGCGTCATGGCGGCCGCGACGTCACGCCGGAGGCTTTCGAAGGCATGGTGCGCGAAGTCGGCGGCATGCTCGAGGGCTTCGATTGCCCGGAGATCGAGGTTGCCCAGACCGGCGACTTCCATCTGATCGGCACATCAGGCACGGTGACGACACTTGCCGGCGTCCATCTCGACCTGCCGCGTTATGACCGGCGCAAGGTCGATGGTATCTGGCTGTCCGACGACGAAGTCTCCGCCATGCAGGCAAAGCTTCTCTCGTGGAATTTCGAAAGCCGCGCCGCCAATCCCTGCATCGGGCCCGACCGGGCCGATCTGGTGCTCGCCGGCTGTGCTATTCTGGAGGCGATTCGCCGCCGCTGGCCGAGCCCGCGCATGCGTGTTGCCGATCGCGGCTTGAGGGAAGGCCTGCTCACCGACATGATGGCCGATGACGGCGTGTGGCGGCGCAACCGCAACCGCCGCGGCCAGCGTGCGAAATAA
- a CDS encoding DUF6538 domain-containing protein, with product MAVRHDVENLIRRGNIFYWRARVPTSFTQCQPGSRLSLSLHCSDHKKAQAIGRKLNILMAELKMNSKGSMSKEQLQELCEHERPNRGRSGLDHSCHRYVPNRT from the coding sequence ATGGCAGTCCGCCACGACGTCGAAAACCTTATTCGCCGCGGCAACATCTTTTACTGGCGCGCACGCGTGCCCACCTCGTTCACGCAATGCCAGCCGGGCAGCCGGCTTTCACTGAGCCTTCACTGTTCCGACCATAAAAAGGCGCAGGCGATCGGCCGAAAGCTCAACATACTGATGGCCGAGCTGAAGATGAATTCGAAGGGATCAATGTCCAAGGAGCAGCTCCAAGAGCTTTGCGAACACGAACGACCCAATCGCGGCAGGTCCGGCCTCGATCATTCTTGCCATCGATATGTCCCGAACCGCACTTGA